GCCGCCCTCGTGGTCGGCTCTCTGGCTCTTGTCGATGCCGGAACCGCCCGGGCCCAGGCCACCGGCCCCAACCAGGCCGCGACCCAAACGGCCGCTCCGGGAATGTATGGCCAGCCAGGTTCTTACGGCAACGGATACGGTTCCCCCTGTCCCTGGTTTGCCGGACCCGGCTATGCCCAGGCCGGACAGCCGGGTTACCGGCAGGCGGCCAACCGCTACGCCAACGCCCCCAGGAGCTATTACGGGAACTATCGGTACTCCGGGCGTTCTTACGGCTACCCTTGCTGGTAACAACTCTGGCGTCGACGAGGCTGGCCTGACATTCCGACCTGTTTCGCCAACATCAACAACAATGAAATATGGGGAGTAAAATCATGAGTGTTCTGAAGAAGACCACGATCCTGGCGGCCTCGGCCGTGCTTGGCCTCACTCTGCTGGCCGGGATCAGCGCTCAGGCCCAGACCACCAACCAGGGCACGCCCTCGGGGCAAACGGTACAGGCGACGCAGCCGAGCACGTACACCTCCGGGGGGGCTTGGGGCAACATGATGGGCTGGGTGCCACCGACGACCACCACCGCGCCGACCACTGGTTACGGTTATGGCGGCTACGACGGCTGGGGATGGGGCTGCGGCTGGTGGTAGGAGCCCGAAACCTTTCAGCGAGGAGGCGCTATGGTCAAAGTAATATTGGCTCTTACGGTCTTGCTGCTCGTGACCGCGTGCGCTCCATACTATGGACCCCGAGGATATTCCGGGGGGTACTGCGGGGGGGGATATTGGGGTTCGCCTGCGACGAACATGAACATGACCCCCTACACCAACCCTTCCATGGGAAGCTGGTAGTAACTGGGGTCTGTTCACGAAACGGAAAAAATCGTACGCTAACGGCCAAAGTGTCAGGTTGGAGCCTATGAGCCTGGACAAAACGTGTCAGGAAAAGCCGAAACAGGCCCAAACCTGACGTGATTTGTTCCTCTGACCTGACGCTCGGTTGAGGTATACTTCAAATTGACGTTAAATCATTTTGTTCCGATCGTTTATGTGCAAGGGGAGAACAATGGAAAAGCTCGTATGCTATTGCTTCGCTTATACAGCTTCAGACATTGCGGGGGATGTCGTAGCGAACGGTAAGTCTACCATCATGGAAAGAATCGTATCTGAAAAAAGGGTTGGTGGATGTCAGTGCGCGACCAAGAATCCCAGTGGTCGTTGATGCCTTGCCGATGTCCGCCAGGTGGTGGACGACACCATGAGACACAACGGGATTACATCAAGCTTTTCTTGATAGCGTGGGTGCGAAACCGGGCATCGTAGCCGCTTGCCAGTCCTTGGCGTACGATTTTCTCCCTTTCGTGAGCGGACCCCTAACTGATCGACTTGCGTCGAATAACAAGGAGCATACCATGAATACGCGTAAAAAGACTCTCGGCCTTGCTCTCGCTCTGGCGATGGTCTCGCTGCTTGGCCTGTCCGGCTTGGCCAACGCCCAGATGATGGGTCCTGGCATGATGGGGGGCCACGGCATGGGCATGATGGGAGGCCCCATGTCTGGGCTGACCCCGGAGAAACAGGCCGTCGCGCAGAAGCTTTACAATGAGCACTATACTGCCACGGCCCAGCTCAGGCAGCAGCTCTTCACCAAACAGTCCGAGCTCAACGCCCAGCTCTATGGCGGGGCCACTGACGATAAGAAGGTTCAGGCGTTGACGAAGGAGATCAACGACCTGCTCGCCAAGATGTACGATGCCCAGGTGGCTCTCCAAAACCAGCTGACCAAGGAAGGCATCCCGGCCATGGGCGGCATGGGCATGATGGGGCCTGGCATGATGGGCGGCATGGGTATGTGCTGGTAACCGCAACGAAGAGGAATAAAGGGGGCGGCATAACGTCGCCCCCATTCTCATGGCTCGATCACGGCATCCAATTATTCCTTGGGAGGACTCTTGCATGGCGATTTTCGAGAACTGGAAAATAGGAACACGGCTCGCATTGGGCTTTGGCCTCGTGGCCGCCATGTTTCTGGTGAACATCGCCATGGGACTGACCCTTTTGAAGGCAGTGGAC
This genomic interval from Solidesulfovibrio carbinoliphilus subsp. oakridgensis contains the following:
- a CDS encoding periplasmic heavy metal sensor encodes the protein MNTRKKTLGLALALAMVSLLGLSGLANAQMMGPGMMGGHGMGMMGGPMSGLTPEKQAVAQKLYNEHYTATAQLRQQLFTKQSELNAQLYGGATDDKKVQALTKEINDLLAKMYDAQVALQNQLTKEGIPAMGGMGMMGPGMMGGMGMCW